One genomic region from Phragmites australis chromosome 1, lpPhrAust1.1, whole genome shotgun sequence encodes:
- the LOC133884078 gene encoding protein SODIUM POTASSIUM ROOT DEFECTIVE 2-like: MAARGFKRVSRWFPRSSAGSREEDEENNERNSLLRSHLDRQIVPVADFGEEAKALAVHVEPKTVALKVSMHCHGCARKVEKQVSKLQGVVSFKVELESKKVTVVGNVNPTEVLESICKVTKYAEILAAP, encoded by the exons ATGGCTGCAAGAGGTTTCAAGAGAGTTTCGCGCTGGTTTCCACGTTCCTCTGCAGGTTCCCGggaggaagacgaggagaacAATGAGAGGAACAGCTTGCTGAGGAGCCACTTGGATCGTCAGATTGTGCCGGTTGCAGATTTTGGTGAGGAAGCCAAGGCATTAGCTGTGCATGTGGAACCAAAG ACTGTAGCACTGAAGGTGTCCATGCACTGCCATGGCTGTGCAAGGAAGGTTGAGAAGCAAGTTTCAAAGCTGCAag GAGTTGTGTCCTTCAAAGTGGAGCTGGAGAGCAAGAAGGTAACTGTTGTCGGAAATGTTAACCCCACAGAAGTTCTGGAGAGCATTTGTAAGGTGACGAAGTATGCAGAGATTTTGGCGGCTCCCTAG